TTTACAATCTTTGCTTCCTCTGTCATTAAACACGCCGTTCTCAAAGTTAAATAAATGGTTAGGTTTTCTCAAGGATCTCTGAGAGGTACTCAAGACCGAGGAAAATGTTTGAGGTTGTAAAGAAAACAGTGTCTTAGCATAAACAAGCTAAGTTATGCTAACGTTAAGGTTACATTCCGAGAGGTGCACTCAGCGCTAGCAATCATGCAGTGTTATGTTGCCACGAAAATTCCGCGCCAAAGGCCTTTTACTGGTTTCGAGTATAAGCTGCTTGACTACAGCCGTGGATTGTTGGGGAATTTGATTGTTAGCTCTCAGACTGCACGAGAACGGGACATGTTTGCACGGACTGAAGCCGTAGTGGAGTCGCACTTGGTTTAGCTCGAAGAACCTTATCTGCTGAATGACGTCATGGGCGCAGAGCTGAAGTTCTATTTCGGTGTTGTTGTCAAACAAGCGTTGGCAAACTGACGGAAGAGCTCCAGTCTAACATGTCGAGCTGAAGAGCCGTGCAGGACCGCTGTCTCAATGAATCTGATCCCAATTAAACCCCCATGTATATCACCTGGCAGTACACTGTGGCCTCAGGTGACAGGTGAAAGTACACTACCTAATAGCTGGTGCTCAGAGACAGCCCAGACGCAggcagtgaaaaacaaatggcCACAGGAATTGAGAGAAGTTCAGTCAGCTTTGTTGGAGCGTGGTTGCTCAATCATCAATAGGTTTGTTCTCTTAAAGAGCATTTTGGCGCCCTGCAGTTGTGTTTTGAGATGCATATGCAGATCAGATGTTTGCAGTAATGAATACGTGTAACTGCTTGGAGTGATGAGTTTCTCGCAGCTGATACACAACACTGATCTGAGTGCTCACTTTTTGCACATACTTTTTATGGGCTTTGTTATTTATCTTAACATTCTTGCTTTTGTCTATCATCATTTTCAGATGTATTCAGGCCATCTTGACAGTTAGTATCATGATCATTGTTCTGCATAAATCCGCTTGAGACAAATTGCTGCTCACGCCTGCCATCACAGTGTGTTTTGATGACCACCTGTGACTGGATTTTGCTTCCTTGCTCATATGTTATTTTACCTGTGAGAAACTGACCGCtgtgaaacaaaaatactgATTTGCTCCTGCCCGCTCAGCTAGTCAGTAAGCTGTCAAACCAGTGTCTTGGCAAACCAGATGTGTTTTGGAAGATTTTCCTGCTACATGCAAATTGCAAAGTTGACTACGCAGTATTAAAATATAATCAGGGGCGCCTTCACTCTATATATGCAGCTGTATGGATCTCACCTCTGAATGTGGCTTGACAGTTTACAGTTTTACTGGGTTCTCTTTCTGAATCTCATCACCTTGATCTTATTTTTAGGAGCTCTTGTCTTTGGCCAAGAGGAAGAGGGTTGACTCAGGTGAGCAAGAAGAACCAGTTAGCAAACCTGCAGCTTCTACAGACTCCGAGACATCTGACAGTGACGATGAGGTATGACTGTCTTAGTTTTTGCTCTCAAAGACTTTTCAGTTTGGGGCATAATCAAACATTGAAAGTACAGTTTAACCATGTCACACTTCTTATATAGTTATCAAGCACTTTCTCATCAATACATTCTCTTCAAAAGAATAGACCACGGTTCTTTGTCAGTTAGTACTAGTTCATAACCAAACATTAATTTCTCACTCTTTTTGTCTAGTGGACTGTGGGTGGCACCAAAGGCAAAAAGAAGGTTAAGCAAGGGAAAGGGTCTGACAAGAAGAACGCTACGAAGAAGAAGGTTAATAAAGCAACGGCGTCTGGCAGCTCAGATGGAGACAGTTCAGCAGAGAGCTCAGCACCAGAGGAGGGTATGTCTTCAGCCTTTGTCGGGAAAACATATTCTGTGCTCCCGGGTTTACTTCATTTCTTCTGGGGGTGATCACTTTATTTCAGAGTTACCACAATCGTGTCAGTGGCCAGGTACGATAAAAGCCGAGCATGTTGTGGTGGCAGTTGTTCAGATGTCAGTTGACAGCTCGCACACGTGTCCTCAGGTTAATGATGTGTTACGTTAGCACGAGTACAAAGCACACACTGGTGGAACATATTCTGAAGTGTGGATTAAACATATCACCAGGGTGCCATGTCCACAGGTATTTCAGGTGGCTGAGATTAGgtgactcactcactcatccTCTTTATCTCAACTGGCACGCAGTGTAATATCAAAGCTGTTGTTTCAGTTGCATTGTTCTGCGATAAACTGGGTTGATGTGGACATGGAAAACCTGGAAAAATCTTTGAGAaaattttctggaaatttggtCAAAAGCCAGTTTAAGTATTCAAGATGATTAAGATGTGTTTGCAAGAAGACATAACCCATATCTCTTTAATTAATTAAGTTAGttttaacaaaataacaaaGGAAACGAACTGTAAAATAGTAGCCCTGACGCATAAACAAAGAGGATGATATTTAAATCACCTTCAGTTTGTACTTCATATTGATGCTTTTATCATATGAGTCATGttgaaaaaagctgtttttccacTTCAAGAAACTTAGTCATTGTTAGCATAGAAAGCAGCTGtgatgctgccttcactttCCAGTTTAATAGCAGTTTGACATCAGTACCATTTCAGCCACTCGTTAACTGTTTAAAAATTATGTCTCACTGCCAAAAGTAGTCCATGAAATCTTTAAGGAGATGTCAAGAAGTATCATAGACAGAGCACAATGAGGTGAAGTAAAGAATTAGAATTTGGTTGGGCCTAATGGAGCTAATACTGATGAGGACACCACTACTCTGTAGTGTCGTGTTGGTGTTACCGCACTCTGCAGGACTGAGGTCAGCTGAACGATTTCCATTTGTGCCAACGAATCGCTCTTTATCTTTAGGCGAGGTGTCCGATTCAGAGAGCAACAGTTCGTCCTCCAGCTCCGACTCGGACTCCTCTGAGGACGAGGTGTTCAGGGACGGTTACGACGATGACTTGATGGGAGATGCGGAGGACAGAGCTCGGCTGGAGCAGATGacggagaaggagagagagcaagagctGTTCAACAGAATTGAGAAGCGAGAGGTGCTAAAGAGACGGTGAGTGGAGGTGATGTGAGCGAGGAGCAGCAAGAAGTTCGCTGTGGGACATATGAAAAGATGTGGACACAGAGTTGGAACAGAGTGTGGCATTTTGATATTGTTGGATGTGTCTCATTATTCAAGActatgtttgtttgctttgacaGTTTCGAAAttaagaagaagctgaagacggcaaagaagaaggagaaagaggagaagaagaagaaacaggaggaagagcaagaAAAACGAAAGCTATCTCAGGTTCAAGACACACAAGTGGTGAGTTCAGGgacattttaaacaatattAGGCAGACATTgtacaaccctgactccaaaaaagCTGGCACGCCGTGTAAAAGGCGTCAGGCTAATGTTGTAGCAGCATCACACCTTTGCTTTATCCAGGATGTGATTGtgatacccccccccccccccgcaggTCATGTCACACAACAAGGAGCGACGATCCAAACGTGACGAGAAACTTGACAAAAAGTCCCAGGCCATGGAAGAACTCAAAGCCGaacgagagaagaagaaaaacaaaacggGTTGGTGTGATTTTATGTCTTCTGTGGCACGATTATTGTGATATGTCAGTCAGGTCCAAAAGCTGACGCTTCATCTTTTTTGGCGAGCAGCGGAACTGCTGGCCAAACGGCAGCCCCTGAAGACGAGCGAGGTTTACTCTGAcgacgaggaggaagaggaggaggacgatgacAAGTCGTCAGTCAAAAGTGACCGGAGTTCGCGCTCATCGTCTTATGATGACGACGAGTAAGTCTGATTCTGCTCCTTGTGTTTTCAGCAGTACGTTCATCGCCTGTTCTCCTGATTTAAAGtaatgtctctgctgtgttccgctaacagaaaagaagaaactcCGCCGAAGTCGCAGCCTGTTTCTCTACCGGATGAGCTCAACAGGGTCCGTCTGTccagacacaagctggagcGCTGGTGCCACATGCCTTTCTTTGCTAAGACTGTGACTGGCTGCTTTGTGAGGATAGGGATTGggaacagcagcagtaaacCAGTTTATAGGGTAAGCTTGGCTTCCAGGTAACATTTCTTGCACACTGGTCATTATTGGACAGCATTGTGCTCTTGTGTAACGGCGATGGTGATCTGGGACTCTTGAGAACAAACGATTTAGTTAAATAAAGTCAGGTTAGCGGGCTTTGGTTTAATTTTAGTCTGCCTTCGTTGTTGAAAGGTTGCTGAAATCGTGGATGTGGTAGAGACGGCGAAGGTTTACCAACTGGGATCAACGCGAACAAACAAGGGATTACAGTTAAGGTGAGTTCACAGTTACAGATGCTTTACACATAGTAAATCAAGATGCAGAGTTCATCCTCAGACATTGATTAAACCCATAAAAACTCCTCTGTGCCAACCAATATTACATATTTAGAagtttttccatgagaaacTCCCTTCATGCCTGACCTCGGCTTAGATGCACGGATCCAAACAGCCCCCGCCGctgtctccacccacccctccacctctcgTCTGCAGCTTTGGCTCTGCTcgtcaaacacacacctcatcagCGGCTTAGCTGTCTGTCAAACTGTTCTGAGTAATATTTGCTGTAACTTTCTTCATCAACACCCCTGAGCCATACAGAATGTCCTGTCAGCGTTTGACATGAGTCATCATGTGACTCGGCAGGTTAGCATCGGCTAACATTGTCTAGCACGCTGCAGATTTATTTGGACACAGtcagcagataaaaaaaaaaacaagaaaaaataaaccatgttAGCTCATACTCGCTGTGTCTCCAGGACGAATGGATGGAGCAGCGTCGAGCTTCAGTATAAGTTTAATGTCATAACAGCGCTCTGCTTATTTCACCCATGATATGTCCGGTAGCATATAACAAACACCGTCTGGACACGTTGAGCTTAAAAGCTTGATTTTCACTGGACGGTGATTGTGTGTCTTCCTCAGGCACGGCGGTGACACGCGGGTGTTCAGGCTCGAGTTCGTATCAAATCAGGAGTTTACAGAAAGCGAGTTCATGAAGTGGAAAGAGGCGGTAAGTGAGTTTTGATACAGCAAACACGTGTCATCTGTAATGTCACAGATGGTACaaattcagggtttttttttttccagatgatTGTTGCTGGAATGCAAGTACCGACTCTTGATGAAATCACCCGAAAGGAGCAGTCCATCAAAGAAGCTCTGAACTACAAGTTCAATGACAAAGACATAGAGGATGTGAGTCTGTTTCTCTGGCTGTTGGTTGATTCCTGTAGCTTCATGCATTATGCAGCAtaacaaaacctttttttttttttttggtcttttgtcAGATTGTTAAAGAGAAGGACCGATTCCGAAAAGCACCTCCGAATTACGccatgaagaaaacacagttaCTGAAAGATAAGGTGAAGGAAAAAAGTTATATTGAAGATGTAGTTTGTTCATGATGATCTTTTATATGTTAATCCACATGATGAGCAGCTGTCCCAGCCAACCAAAGCTGAACATACACACCGACACCAGCTGCACCGCTCACAGATCCATCGTCGCTCTGTGGCTGTCCGACTGCCGTTCGTTACTCATTTGTATTCGTTTCGATTGAAGGCCATGGCAGAAGAGAGCGGAGACGGcgagaaagtgaaagtgatcCAGGATGAGCTGAATGAGCTGGAGGAAAGGGCAGAAGCACTTGACAGACAGAGGACCAAGAACATCTCTGCAATCAGGTACACAAACTACTCTTTCCAGTGAAATGCTCCAGGCTGAAGGGGCATTTAATGTTCAGATCGGAGGATCTTTGATTTGGAGCTGACTGTGTTTTGAGACAGAATTGCTGTTGACTCTtaaattctattttttttttgttttttgttttttgtcattcagCTACATCAATCAGAGGAACAGAAGCTGGAACATCGTTGAATCTGAGAAGGCTCTTGTGGTAAGTGTCCGCATTCATGCTTGTTTGACTATATTGATTTTTAATGTTGAGGCTGTGATTCACTGAAGGGCactcacagcagtgtgtgtgtgtgtgtgtgtgtgtgtgtgtgtgtgtgtgtggaccagaGTTCTGTGTGTCCTACTGTAACATGAGCACCTGGATGTGCCCATAATATTGTTAGCTTAGCACATCGCTAAGCTGTGTGGTTTCCTcacctgttggtgtgtgtatgaaaacaaTTCTTGAACCTATTGATGTTACTGCACATTTGATCATCATGACTTCTTTAGCATCTTTCAAAATAACCTGTTTCTTGTTTGTCCTCTCAGGCTGAAGGACAGAATTCCAAAAACCAACAAATGGACCCTTTCACACGGAGACAGTGCAAACCCACGATGGTGTCTAATGTAAGATTATCTCTCAGAACATGTTCTGTATGAACAGTGTAGTGAACACGAAGTCTAACTTTGTCACGGTGTTCATTTTGGTTCTTCAGGCCAGAGACCCGTCAGTCCACGCAGCTATTCTTGCTCACCTGAATCAGAAGTACGGCTCGGGGTCAGCGGCAGATCCTTCCAGCGCAGAGAAGAACAAACTGGTAAGCAGAGCAGCTAACAGGGTCTCGTTCAGACTGACTGATTGTATCTGCATTGATTTTAGAAAGTCCGGACAACTACAAACCACATGAAATATGATGTGCCGAGTCGACCCATGCAGATGCATCGGTGACGctggacacacaaatccaacctgatcatctgcaaaaaaaacagagcagacaatCTGTCTTCAAGATCggatttgagaaaaaaatctggcTTGCGTGCAGTCTGAACAAAGTCCAAGAGACACTCCCAGGGCTTTCATATAAGATGTTTGGAGAGTGAACGCTGCCGTGTTTACCTCTTTCACTTGTTTGTCAATGCCAAACCCCGGTTGTTACCTTTTTGCAAGCGTTATGTTGTGCAAACAGGAAACTGCAGGCCTGTTGCACCAGCTGTGACTTGTTCTGTATCTAAATTTAATCAGAACTAAATGCAGTCCTTTTTGGACTTCTTTTGGCCTGGTGGACAACAAGATATTTGAAGGCCTCAGCAGATAAAACTTCAATATCAGTGATGTTgtgtgaataaatacatttttaacgGTGGAAACCGCTTCTTATTTAATGTAAAGTGAAGGGAATGCATACATGCCACGCGGAAAATAACTTTATACTTTGGCAGGAGGAAGTATTCTTTTATTTAAAGTATCTAAACTTGTGATTTGCGCTCTGTTTGTAGGGTCAAGCAAACACGAAAGACAAAGATGTCCCCAAGCCAACCACTGACCTCTCAGAGGACTTGTTTAAAGTCCACGATTTTGACGTTAAGATTGACCTACAGGTTCCCAATGCAGGTGAGACGATCTTTCCAGTGCAGTATTTCACTCGCTCAGCCTGGATGTGCGCTTTCCTTGGCTGTAACACGGAGGTTGTTGTTCATATTAACCACTTCAGAGACAAGGCGTGTTGATGTTGTTCTCGTTCTGCAGAAGCAAAGTCACTGTCTGTGAGCTCCAATGCGCTGCCGGTGAAGGACGGCGCCCCCCGGAGGTCCCTCAACCTGGAAGACtacaagaagaggagggggctgaTCTGATGCGGCCTGTCCACCATTCAGAATCCACATTGCATGTGTAGTTGGCTGTgcaagagtgagtgtgtgagtgtttgagagtgtgtatgagagtgtgtgagtgagtgagtgagagtgagtgattcccagagggtgtgtgtttgaatgttgaTACAACAGACTGTTTatccaaacacagaggaaatacTGATTGAGCAAAGACAACATTTTTCTCAAAGGATCtctcttggaaaaaaaaaacttgtccagatatttgttgttttgttatttttgcataATCACACACATACTCGTATActgagttgtgtttttttttaatgtatttaactTCTTTCGCCCCTCTTCTGGATCCTCTGGACCCCactccttttttgtttttttgttgtttttttttctgaaaggaCACAGCGCTTCAGGATTGTTACTTTGAAGAAGGACACTATCTCAAGAGTCTTAGACTTTTGAGGCATCTTGATATGACTGGACTGGATATCTGATGGAGCTGACCAGCCTGGCCTCACAATAATGATTACTGGTGTAAATCCATCCTTATTTTTAACAGCCTCGTGAGTGTAGATGACCACCATGTCTGACTTGACCGCGACGCCGGCCCTTTGTGACAGATGTGACGTGTTCGGTACATGTCAACTGgacattttccactttttaaGTCTTTGGAACAACCCAATTTAAGAGGAACCATTTTCTATGGCTGGCCTGGTAATAAAAGTGTTGCTTCATTTCTGTTATCTCTTGGTTGGTTGTTCACGGAATTACTCCCCTGCCCTTAACTCCCAGAGCAGATTCTATGTGTTATCGATTGTGTCCATAGTCAGTTCCTGTATTGATGTGGCATGCCATGTAAATATGCATTTTGGAGTGAGTGCGGAAAAAATAAAGAGGCACTGTTTCATAACATCTGTGTCAGCCTGTCTTTTCTGATCTGGAGGTGAGGCTGCGTTGACACAAGACACCTGCTGAggttatttttgtctttgtaataAGCTGAAAACATGGAATTTAATTAACAAGACGGAAATGGCCTGATTTCTATGTAATTTCTAATGTAAATAACTACCTTctgtttttttaacttttcttttttcctcaattTTAACGTGTTTTTGCTtctgaaacagcagaaagtgtactgttcagtctgctgctgtttccatttAAAACTGGATTTTTAAAGTATTTGCTTGTTATGTGAtaaaaaatgcacttaaaacTAAAGCAGCCCATCTTGGTTGCTGCGCAGCGGAAACCTCAGTGGTCCTTTTTGATCAGGCGTTTCTGAGGTCGCTCTGTTGTGGGGTCCTTTCTTGCAGCGCTTCCGGGTCCACGTATTGAGAAGATCACCCATATCCTCTTTGACATATAATGACATTTGACCGTGTTAATCCAAACAATATTTGTCTTTCATGTGCACCAGTTAGACCCCGGCGGTAGCCTGGTGACctgagacattttgacatttggaCGTCGTTTCAAACGGTACGTTAGAAGCTTTCTTTGAGGAGTCAGCtagcctgttagctttagctttagatGGACTTTAATGCTGTGTTGTTTACACTCGTTTTATGATAACGCAAGCCCAGCAGCTAATGGCTCTTGTAAGAGCTTTCATGTCCGCGTATCTTTACCACAAAAATGCGGTGTCGTAATAATAATCAGCTGTTAGATTAGTTTTGACTGTTGAGTTTTTGAGCTACCATGCTAGCTTTGCAGAAATTGTATGTGTTTAGTGGGGAATTTCGGTCCTGAGTGGAGTCTCTCAGGCTGCTcataaaggctgcaggagcgTTATCCTCAGCAGTGGCCTAAACGTTATCTTGACTTTAAACGTCTGTGACTTGCTGTTCCCGTCCTGTTTGTTTCAAAGGGTTACACGCCCAATGGTGGATGATATTTAGCTCTTGCATGGTGAGAATGCAATTTCTGGGGAACAGTTAGGACAAAATCAACtgttaaatgaatgtaatgtaaaattagATGCATAAAAACCGATGTACTGATGCAGAGGCCCCAGACACAGCCGGTAAATACAGAATCTAAGTATTTACAATACAGATTTCCCACCTTCACGTTACCCGATGTTGCCTATATTTGTGCATGTTTAcgtattattttttttatcagactATGTACTGTAAATTTACCCAGTGGTGGTAATGTGCAGTTACGTTTCTGCCATTAGGATACAAAATGTCTTGGTTTGCTGACTTGGCCGGGAAAGCTGAAGACTTCCTGAATAAAGTGGACCAGGGCGCTGCCACTGCCCTGACCAAAGGCCAGACAAGAACATCCTCCTTCTCGTCATCCTATGGAGGAGAGTCAACTGTCAAAGATGAATACAATACTGCAGGGTACAAGACCAATGCAGCTGTGACACATCACACCTATGCATCCT
This window of the Chaetodon auriga isolate fChaAug3 chromosome 14, fChaAug3.hap1, whole genome shotgun sequence genome carries:
- the rtf1 gene encoding RNA polymerase-associated protein RTF1 homolog translates to MVNVKKRKGRVVIDSDSEDSASDDNLDQELLSLAKRKRVDSGEQEEPVSKPAASTDSETSDSDDEWTVGGTKGKKKVKQGKGSDKKNATKKKVNKATASGSSDGDSSAESSAPEEGEVSDSESNSSSSSSDSDSSEDEVFRDGYDDDLMGDAEDRARLEQMTEKEREQELFNRIEKREVLKRRFEIKKKLKTAKKKEKEEKKKKQEEEQEKRKLSQVQDTQVVMSHNKERRSKRDEKLDKKSQAMEELKAEREKKKNKTAELLAKRQPLKTSEVYSDDEEEEEEDDDKSSVKSDRSSRSSSYDDDEKEETPPKSQPVSLPDELNRVRLSRHKLERWCHMPFFAKTVTGCFVRIGIGNSSSKPVYRVAEIVDVVETAKVYQLGSTRTNKGLQLRHGGDTRVFRLEFVSNQEFTESEFMKWKEAMIVAGMQVPTLDEITRKEQSIKEALNYKFNDKDIEDIVKEKDRFRKAPPNYAMKKTQLLKDKAMAEESGDGEKVKVIQDELNELEERAEALDRQRTKNISAISYINQRNRSWNIVESEKALVAEGQNSKNQQMDPFTRRQCKPTMVSNARDPSVHAAILAHLNQKYGSGSAADPSSAEKNKLGQANTKDKDVPKPTTDLSEDLFKVHDFDVKIDLQVPNAEAKSLSVSSNALPVKDGAPRRSLNLEDYKKRRGLI